GGTGTAAGGCTTTCAAAGGTGCTTGGGAGAGCAATATCAAAAATCGACTACACAACACTAAATCGGGGGGTACTACTTTTTATAATAGCCGCATCTCTTTATTTCGACGGGCTGCTTGGATTAATGGTCCTTTTAACGGCCACACTAATAGGAGCCAGTGCCACCATTCTTAGAATAAAGCGAACAACCTGTATGGGCGTTTTAATGCTTAAAATAATGATAAGTTAAACCACAAAAAAGATAAAAAACTAAAGCTCTTCCCTCTTCCCCTTCAATATCCTCTGGAATTCATTGTAATCAGTAACAACCTTAACTCCTTCAAGTGTCTCGAAATATGCTTTCTTGATTTTAATCCTCCTAACATCAGTGTATTTCATCTCCGGAGGATCGTATGAACCGGGTTCAACAACTTCGTCTTCTATCACATACTTTTTGATGTCAGGTTCTCCTATATACTTCCAAACTTCATAAAAAACCTCTGGGGCTAAATGTATCTCCCCTTCCACCTCTGTATAGTCTGCTCCAATTGCATCCAGAAACTCTTTTATTACCTCTAAGTTCATAGAACTCACCCAATAGAATATATAGGGATCAATGGTTAAATACCTATCGCCTCAACTTTGGAAGGGTGAGAAAAATGGGTAAAGTGTATGTTGATGCTCAAGCCTACAGAGCAATTGAAAAAGGAGCAATGATTGTTTTTAAAAAAGGTGTGATAAGAACAGAAGGCGAGATTAAACCTGGGGACATAGTGGAGGTTTATTCTCGAGGAGGAAAATTCTTAGGAAAAGGATTTGCCAATCCAAACTCAAATATAATGGTTCGGCTAATTACAAAGGAGAGAGATGTAGAGATAAACAAAGACTTGTTCAAAGAACGTATAAGAAAGGCAAACGAGTACAGAAAAAAAGTTTTAGGGTATGACAAGGCATATAGGATGGTTTACGGAGAAGCAGACTATCTGCCGGGTTTGATTGTGGATAGATTTAACGATATAGCATCTCTCCAGATTTCAAGCGCTGGAATGGAACGGTTCAAGCTCGATGTTGCAGAAGCAATTCTTGAAGTAGAACCTGAAATCGAAACGGTTTTTGAGAAAAATACCGGAAGGTCAAGAAGAAGGGAAGGTTTACCGGAGATAGAGCGAGTCTTGCTTGGAAAAGAAAAATACCGCACGATTATTGAGGAAGGAAAGGCCAAGTTCATCGTGGATATGAGGGGTCAAAAAACTGGGTTCTTTTTGGATCAAAGGGAGAATAGAATTGCCTTGGAAAAGTACATCAAAGGCGGAGAGAAGGTGCTCGATGTGTTCACATACACAGGAGGTTTTGCAATTCATGCTGCAGTTGCAGGGGCAGAGAAGGTTATTGCAGTTGATAAGTCCCCATCGGCAATAGAACAAGCAAAAGAGAACGCCAAGCTTAACGGTGTTGAGGATAGGATGGAGTTTATTGTTGGTTCGGCATTTGAGGTTATGGAAAAACTGCAGAAAATGGGAGAAAAATTTGACATTGTAATCTTAGACCCTCCAGCCTTTGTGCAGCACGAGAAAGATCTTAAGAGAGGACTTAGAGCATATTTCAACGTAAACTATCAGGGATTAAAGCTGGTCAAGGATGGTGGTATATTGGTCACTGCCTCATGCTCCCAGCATGTTGATATGCAGATGTTTAAGGACATGATAATAGCCGCTGCAGCAAAAGCAGGGAAGTTTCTAAAACTCCTTGAGCCCTATAGAACCCAAGCACCAGACCATCCAATATTGATGGCCTCAAAAGATACCGAATACCTAAAATGTTTGTTCCTTTACGTGGAAGAAATGAAGTAACCGAAGGGACGATGAGGAGAAAGCACCTCCTCTGAGACCGGCGTGAGTGCTGAGACGCCCACGGTCTGAGTCCCTTCCTTTTGTTCATTTCGTTTACCAAAATTCTTTCATATTTGGTCATTCAAATGACCAAACGGCGCGGGTAATGGTGGAACTATCGAAAAACTCGATAACCCTTAGGGCCTTCTTAGGGCTTGTGTAGTATGAGGCTGTGCCTCCACCTCGTCCCGGCCTTAAATTTAACGTCCCTGACCGAGTAGCCGAGTTCCTCGCCCTTTTTGGCTATGGCATTTATCAATGCTTCCTTGTCCGGAAGGAAGAGGGCTACCTTTCCCCTCGGGTTGAGATATTCGAGTGCCTCCCCAATCAGCCTTACGGAGAAAGCCTCGCCGTGCTTTCCGCCGCCAACGCCTTCCCTCTCTGTTAAAACGCCCCTCGTTGGGGTCTCATAGTAGGGAGGTGCCGAGAATATCACATCGAATTTTTCTCCTTTTGGTATCAAACCCTCAATAATTTCCCCGTTGCTCTTTATCAGTTTTACTTTGGATTTGTTTTGCTCTATATTTCTCTTGGCGTACTCAAAAAACTCATCATCTACTTCAGTTGCCCATACATCACACTTAAAGAGTCTATCTGCCATGATCGCCATTAAGGCAGAATGTCCAGTTCCTATCTCCAGAACTTTTTCTCCACCCCTTAGGAAAGTCTTTAGGAAGATAAAACGAGAAATCGGAGTTGTGATAAGTCCTCTCGTGTGGTATTCGACTTCAATGCCAAAAACTGCCTTTGCAATTGCTTTGTTATATAACATTCTCGCCCTTCTATCCGATAAATCTAACCTGCCCTTTTCATCAAGGTATTTCTCAAGCTCGGGGAAGATTTTAATTGCCTCCCTAACCGGCAGTCCGAGTTTCCCATCTTTCCATGAAGGCATGGAAGAAAGTTGGAAAAAGTATTTAAAAGCTCACCCCTTTGGGTTTGCGAGTCTTCCCATAAAGAGTATTGTATCGCTTTCCCTGTCGTGAATAAGGAAGATGAACGGGTGATCAGCCTTGAAGATCTTCTCAATAGTTTCAACCACGGTTAAAGTTAAATGAAAAAAGAACGTCAGAGAAGCGCCAGAGCCGCCATGATCTTTGCGTCTTCCACCATGTTGTCTATTTTTGCATATTCGTTTGGCTGATGGGCGGTCTCGTCAAGCGTTGCCCATACAACAGCCGGAATACCAAGCTTTCTGAAGTAGGCTGCAAATGTCCCTCCTCCGATGCCTCCAATTTTGGGCTCCTTTCCTCTAAACTCCTTTATGGCCTTTTGCAAGAGCTTAACAATCTCGCTGTCCCTTGGAGTCGGAGCTGGGGCATCAAGCCTCTGCATAACCTCTATCTCAATCTTCGGCAGAACTTCACCATTAACCTCCTTCTTGTATTTCTCTCCAATTTTCCCAGCAAGCTCTTGAGCATCGTTTAGGATGTCATCCAAGTTATATTGGGGCAAGACCCTGCAATCAAAGACAACTTCATGCTCACCCGGAGCTATGTTGGGAGCATCGCTTGGGTTCCCGCCCATAGTTGGTTCGAAAGTGC
The Thermococcus sp. 2319x1 DNA segment above includes these coding regions:
- a CDS encoding DUF5748 family protein, producing the protein MNLEVIKEFLDAIGADYTEVEGEIHLAPEVFYEVWKYIGEPDIKKYVIEDEVVEPGSYDPPEMKYTDVRRIKIKKAYFETLEGVKVVTDYNEFQRILKGKREEL
- a CDS encoding class I SAM-dependent rRNA methyltransferase; its protein translation is MGKVYVDAQAYRAIEKGAMIVFKKGVIRTEGEIKPGDIVEVYSRGGKFLGKGFANPNSNIMVRLITKERDVEINKDLFKERIRKANEYRKKVLGYDKAYRMVYGEADYLPGLIVDRFNDIASLQISSAGMERFKLDVAEAILEVEPEIETVFEKNTGRSRRREGLPEIERVLLGKEKYRTIIEEGKAKFIVDMRGQKTGFFLDQRENRIALEKYIKGGEKVLDVFTYTGGFAIHAAVAGAEKVIAVDKSPSAIEQAKENAKLNGVEDRMEFIVGSAFEVMEKLQKMGEKFDIVILDPPAFVQHEKDLKRGLRAYFNVNYQGLKLVKDGGILVTASCSQHVDMQMFKDMIIAAAAKAGKFLKLLEPYRTQAPDHPILMASKDTEYLKCLFLYVEEMK
- a CDS encoding RlmF-related methyltransferase, whose translation is MPSWKDGKLGLPVREAIKIFPELEKYLDEKGRLDLSDRRARMLYNKAIAKAVFGIEVEYHTRGLITTPISRFIFLKTFLRGGEKVLEIGTGHSALMAIMADRLFKCDVWATEVDDEFFEYAKRNIEQNKSKVKLIKSNGEIIEGLIPKGEKFDVIFSAPPYYETPTRGVLTEREGVGGGKHGEAFSVRLIGEALEYLNPRGKVALFLPDKEALINAIAKKGEELGYSVRDVKFKAGTRWRHSLILHKP
- a CDS encoding serpin family protein, with product MVETIEKIFKADHPFIFLIHDRESDTILFMGRLANPKG